CTGccccttcctgagcctcagtttccctatctgtaaatcAGGGAGTTGGACCATTGATTGCTAAGCTCCTCGTAGCCTCATCTACCCCCACAGGAGCAGGGGAAGAAGACTTGTGTGTTAGTTGAGATGTGTATTAATTGAGCAGCTGACAGATCTTGGAGAAAATCACATGGGAACGGGAATGCTTAGAAGCACCTCATTTCCCAAAGACAGAGGAGTTGAACATGGAGTAGTGCCGGCATCTGGGTAACCAAAGGAGGGTTTGACCTTCCTTTGTTAGAATTCTCTTACAGACCCCAGAAAAACATTACAGGGGTCCTCCAGTAAGCTTTAGGGCAGCAAGTTTTCCCGACCATGCTGATCCCATCCCCCACGTCCTGTGGCAGTGCCTCCACATGTCCTAAATATGTACCCCACTGGGGTGTTCACTAGATGCAACAGGGTGGGGGGAAAGGCTTTCTAAACCTAGCTCTGTTGGCTCCATTCATTCTCATCCCCCACCCCATCGACGCCTGCTACTTAGTCTGAAATGACAGCCTTTGAAAACCAACTCAGTCAGTGGTTCATAGCCCTGACTCCAGAGCAGTCTTCCTGGACTTGAGTCCCCAGCCCATTGCttaccagctgggtgaccttagacaagttcCTTTATCCGTTTGTATCTCTGGTTACTCCTCAGAGAAGTGGGGCTGATATTAGCATCTAATGACTCTGTATAGAGTCATCGTGAGGATTAAAGGAATTAATGATTATAAAGTACTTAGGTCAGTGCTGAACACCTTTTGAatgctattgttatttttatggaCCAGTGGTATTCAAAGTGTGGCCCTTGGACCAACAGCATCAGAAtctcctgggagcttgttagaaatgctctgcgtcagacctactgaatcagaaactttggGGATGGAGTCCAACCATCGGGGTTTTAAGAAGCCCCATGGGGGATTCTGATGCAGGCTAAGTTAGGACCCCTGTTAAAGACAATCAGAGCTTCTTAAGTCTGACTCACTTACAAGGCAGTTGCCTGATGATCTTGCCTGGTCTCTAGCCTCTGTAAGGCAGGACAGGCTTTGTCCTAATGATTTGGTTTCCCATTTGATGGTGACAATGAGCTTTGGGTCCCCGGTGTGTCGCCTTGGAACCCTTGTGCTATGGGGAGCCAAGGTGGTTGATCACTTTAGTGCCCAAGAAAGGGCTCCTACCTCAGTGCCAGAGGTGTGCCATGGGGGAGTAGCAGGAGGAGAGGCTGAGAACCCTGCTCAGACTCAGAATGGGAAAGCCTCACACCTCCATCCTCAGGCCACTGCTGCTGCTCATGGGCTGTGTGCCCTCAGACAAATcacttgacttctctgagcccaCTTCCTTATCTCTTGTCTTCCTATTTTATGTGAGAGGAGCCTGAGACACAGAGGTAAGACCTACTGGGGCTCTGGGTGTCAGTGAATGGACAGACTGTTGGTCTACCCTCCTGCTTCGGCCCCTACTGAATACACAGCTACTTCGGATGGAGCAGAACAACTTCTCTGGCGCTCCTGGAACCAGTCTGACCTAAAGCAGCTTAGTGCTAGATAACCAAGGTGCAGGTGGCCAGAGTTCCAGTCACATCCTAAGGAAGAAACCCCTTGTGGTTTCAAGAGTTGGGCATTTTGTGCTGCAGCTGATTACAAAGGAAAGAGCCTGAGTGAGAAGAAGATGTTTTTATGACAAGAATTGCAGATTTCTTCCAGACCAGTGATAGGCATGGTCTGAACCATCATCAGTATCTACTTTTTACTGTTTCATTGTTTCCAGACCTTAGAAAGAATTTCTGAGTCTCTGTGTCAGATTAGGTGTCCAGACTTTCTTTTCCAGCAGGCTGCTAAATACAGAAGCGTGGATAGGGGAGTTGGATAGTGGCTGTGTCCTATGGAAATAATGAGGTTAATAAGAGttactaggccaggcacagtagctggCTGGgggcggcggctcacacctgtaatcccagcactttgggaggccaaggcaggcggatcacctgaggtcgggaattcaagactcagcctggctaacatggttaaacccatctctactaaaaatacaaacattagccgggtgtggtggcgcattcctgtaatcccagctactcaggaggctgaggcagaaaaatcgcttgaacccgtgaggcagaggttgcagtgagcagagacggtgccactgcactccagcctgggtgacagagtgagaccccgtctcaaaaaaaaaaaaaaaaaaaaaagtgactagcatttactgagcacctactaagtgctgGATTCTAAGAGGATTTAACCTTTATAGTTCTATTAATTaggtatttatattattttaggatttaatagtatttttagatgcaaaaattctatgAGACATTGGGTAATTTGCTGGAGTCCAAACAGTTAAAATGTGGAggagccaggatttaaactcagATCTGACTCCCAAGACTGTGTTATTTCTACACACCCAACTGCTTCTCCAAACCCCTACCCTATACCCCAAAGGCCCCAGCCCCTGATTGTCCCTCTGCCGGCAGGGTATGACTTTGCAGCTGTCCTTGAGTGGTTTGCCGAGCGGGTTGACCGCATCATTCTGCTCTTTGATGCCCACAAACTGGACATCTCTGATGAGTTCTCAGAAGTCATCAAAGCCCTCAAGAACCATGAGGACAAGATGCGGGTGGTGCTGAACAAAGCTGACCAGATCGAGACGCAGCAGCTGATGCGGGTGTACGGGGCCCTCATGTGGTCCTTGGGGAAGATCGTGAACACCCCAGAGGTGATCCGGGTCTACATCGGCTCCTTCTGGTCCCACCCCCTCCTCATCCCTGACAACCGGAAGCTCTTTGAGGCTGAGGAACAGGACCTATTCAGGGACATCCAGAGTCTGCCCCGAAATGCTGCCCTGCGCAAGCTCAATGACCTCATCAAAAGGGCCAGGCTGGCCAAGGTGAGGCAGCCCCCTGGGAGGTGGGCAACTTGGGCAGGGGCTGAGAGTTCGGGGTCAGCTGCGGGAGTTGAGGGTTGCTGCCTTCAGCAGCTGGGCTGGAGAGTGTCCTGCAGCCACTGCATCATATGTGTGACACCAAGGGGCAGGACAGTGCAGGAGCCATGGTTACAAGCTCTGAGGTCAGATGGCCAGATTGGAACTGACTCCATTGTTTACTGTCTGTGGGATTCCCAGCCTTGGCAAGGCCTTTAGTCTCTCTGTACCTCtgtctgcatctgtaaaatgaaggggtTGTTAGAggataaagtgaaataaagagtCTCAAAGCTCTCATCACAATGTCTGGCACCTTCAGAGAGGCTCAGCAAATGTCAGCTCTTGGTATTGTCTTCAGCAGCAGCAACATGACCACCTCACCCTGCCTTGACTGTAGCTCCCCACAGCCTCACCTTGCCCGTGTAACATGGAAAAACAGCCCAGCCCTACAAGCCACGTGGAGGCATGAGGGTAGAGGTAGAAAGTATTTCAGAAGTaagagcaggaggaggcaggagggatgCAGGGGAACAAATGGTGTGAGAGCCATCCTAGAAGGAAGGGACCATCCAGGGTCTTGACGTGAAGGCTTCTCTCTGGTCCTGTTTGTCAGGTCCACGCCTACATCATCAGCTCTCTGAAGAAGGAGATGCCCTCAGTGTTCGGGAAGGACAACAAGAAGAAGGAGCTGGTGAACAACCTAGCCGAAATCTATGGCCGGATCGAGCGGGAGCACCAGATCTCACCTGGGGACTTCCCCAACCTGAAGAGGATGCAGGTAGCGAGGGTTGGGGGCTCTAAGACAAGGGACAGTGTCCTGAGAGCTGGCTGAGCAGTCTGAGTATGGAGGAGGCCACTCTTGGAGCCCCCCAAGGAGAACCCAGCCCAGAATCTGTAGGCAAGGCGGTGGCCCTGGATCTTCTCTCCCTGCTGGACTGTCACTGGCCCAACAGGGGCCATGTCTGGGCCTGGGGAGAAACACAGAGCCCACCACCCTCGTGAGGCAGGTATGTTAGGTGATGTTGGGGGGCTGACACCTCCAATTAATGACCTTCTCTAGTCACGGCCACCACAGGCTTGACATCCCCACTATCTCTGGTGCAGGGGGATGGGTCACCTGACCAAGGTTCTCCAGGCTCTTAAAGTGCTTGAGTTTACTTTCGAGGTCCCCCTTATGAGCAACTTGGGACACAAGCTTCAGGGAGGCAGAAGTGCACACGGGAGCTCGTCATCTTTGGGTCACATTGCAGGTGCCTGTCTTGGGTCAGTGGCCATCACACATGCTTTCTTACAGTTTTCCCCAAAGCGCTCCTCAGAGGGAGGCATTTTGCATCTGCCTTTTTacagaagaaactgaggtctCAGTATTTTCTGAGTGTAGCATTCACATAGGCCACAAGAAGAAAAGCCAGGAGCTGTGCCCAAAAGTCCAAGCAGGAAACCACACCACCACATTGACTGGATCCTCTGTGAGCCtccatctcctcatctgtaaactgaagCTACAAAATCACACCTTATACAGGTGTCGTGAGCATCActgagataatatttgcaaagccCTTAGCACAAAGCCAGACAGACTATGCCCTTAATACACAGTAGCAATCATTAGGTGGGCAGAGGGAGGTGGGTGCTGAGCACAAAGCACTTACCCTCTGTACAATGTTTGCAACTTCTGGGAAGTTTGTACAATgtttgcaaagtgctgggattacaggcatgagccaccgtgcccggcctacaaacTTTTTGACTTTGGTAGTAACAATTAGCTTAAAACATAtgttatatacacaaatattttctttatatccttcttctataagttttttctatttaaaaaaaaatattttttacttttttatttttgcgtatgctaaaaactaagacacaaacacccacgctagcctaggcctacacagggtcaacATCAtcagtttcactgtgttcgcctccacatcttgtcccactggaaggtcttcagagacagtaacacacatggagctgtcatctctataataacaatgccttcttctggaattcctCCTGAAGGGCCTGCCTGGGATTGTTTTACtgttaccatttttttaaataagtagaaagaatacactctaaaataacaatacaaagTACAGTatagtaaatatttacataaactgGTAACATAGTCATTATCATTATCCGGTATTATGTACTCTATGTAAATGTGTGTGCTAGATTTTTATACCACTGGCAGCACGGtgggtttgtttacaccagcatcaccacaaacacataaTGCGTTGTGTTATGTACAGTGGCTGCCATGTCACTAGGCAACAGGAATTTCCCAGCTCCCTTATTATCTTCTGGGACCTTCGTCGTATGTGTGGTCCCTCATTGACTGAAACATCGTAATGCAGCGCATGACTGTATGTTGAAAACTATCTTCAGGTGACTCCGATGAGCATCCTGATTAAGAACCATAATTTGGGGATGACCTTTGGCTTCTGTTATGATTTGGTTTTAGTAGCCTgtgtcctgttttgtttttgtttttgttttcactaagTGGGGATAGAatgtgattttcctacctcagaaGGGCGCTGGGGGAGTGACCAAGGTAATGTAGTGCAGGCGTTTGTAGTGATTTTCAAGTACAGTGTAACCCTTATTAAAGTAGGGGCCCACGTGACCCAGTCTCAGAGGTACAGCATTCAAGAGACAGATTCAATAGCCAAAACTGACTTAAAGAGAAATGTAATGATTTCCTCTCTGGAATGACATTAAAGGGGATTGAAATAAATAGATCATGCCAATACTTGTTaaatttccctttcttccccagCCCCTACAACTCTTCTGCTCCCTCCTGAAAAATCCCATCATCAGCCCAGTGGGCCTTTATTCCCCTCCTCTCTCATACCTTCAATACCACGTGATGTCCATCAGCTGAGCCTCTAGGTCACACGTCTTTCATTGTAGTAAGGGATCGACTGTGAACATTCTGGTGTTCACAGGAGGCACGTGACAAGTAGAGGGCTCTCCTTTCATTGTATCCTATCTtcatcttctctcctcctcttcccaggaCCAGCTGCAGGCCCAGGACTTTAGCAAGTTCCAGCCGCTGAAGAGCAAGCTGCTGGAGGTAGTGGATGACATGCTGGCCCACGACATTGCCCAGCTCATGGTGTTAGTGCGCCAGGAGGAGTCACAGCGGCCCATCCAGATGGTGAAGGGTGGAGCGTTCGAGGGCACCCTGCACGGCCCCTTTGGGCATGGCTatggggagggggctggagaAGGTATCGATGATGCTGAGTGGGTGGTGGCCAGGGACAAGCCCATGTATGACGAGATCTTCTACACCCTGTCGCCGGTGGATGGCAAGATCACAGGCGCTAATGCCAAGAAGGAGATGGTGCGCTCCAAGCTGCCCAACAGTGTGCTGGGCAAGATCTGGAAGCTGGCCGACATTGACAAGGATGGCATGCTGGATGATGAGGAGTTTGCACTGGCCAACCACCTCATCAAAGTCAAGCTGGAGGGGCACGAGCTGCCCAACGAGCTGCCTGCCCACCTCCTGCCCCCGTCCAAGAGGAAACTTGCCgagtgatgggggtggggggacatTCAGATGGGCAAGTGTTAGAGGAGGAGATGGGAGCAgtgactacacacacacacacacacacacgcatacacacacgaacacgcatgcacacacacgcgcaGATCTTGACATTGCTCTGTAGGTGAGAGAGGACCATGATGCCCACGTTTGCAGCTGATACTTGTTTGGGCACACCTCCAAGTTCTCGAGATTAGTAGAAGGACAAGAGCACTCCCAGGCCCCAAAGTCTAAGCCTGAGTCTTCATCCCTCTTCCCCCTTCATCAGCCACTCCCCAGAGATGAGACCTGAGGCAATTCACTTGCCTATGCAGATGGCCCACCCACCTCCAGATTCCCCAGTGCCTCCACATGTGGGCTCTGAGCAGATGGAAAAGACTTTTCGTTTAGTAGACAATTCACTTCTTTTTCTGTGCTTCCCATACCTGCTTTGGCTTCCTAATAAGAAATCCATTCAGGAGCCAGGAGATCTGAGGGCATGGGGACAGCTGCAGGGAGGAGAGGTGAAAGAGGAAGCATCTTCTAGAGACATTGGCCCAGAAGCTCTGTTCTTTCCTAATCTAAGCCTCTGTCTTCTTTGGCAAACCTTGCTTTGAACTCTGccagtatttcattttaaagaatcccagagcaggagagaaaagagaaaaaatttgatAGAAAGAGTGAGGAAACTGTCCTGTAGTCTCCTGGAAACCAGTCAAGGTGGTTTTAGTCCATAGATTTTGTTAGATGTTCTTTCCACCTGGCCTGTGATGTTTAGATGTTCATACTTGACTCACATTTACCCAGCCCCTCCTGCGTGCCAGGAGCTATGTTAggcactttatatacattattctaTGTGGCCCTCACTGATGTCCCAGGTAAGTATGCATTAGCCTTCCCAGTTTGCAGATGAAGAGGCTGAGTAGCCTCAGAAGGGTTTAGGCAACCTACTGAAACTCACAGAAGTCACATGTGATGGAGAGAGGATTTAAAGCCAGGGCCTCAGACCCTCACATGCTTCTCTGTGCTATGATGTGTGCAGGATCCCAGCACTGATACCCAGTGACAAACTATGGAGAACAACAAAGCATGCAGGACCCCGGCAGCCTCCCAGGACAGGCTGGCAAGGGAGGAGGGCCGGCCAGCACTTGGTGGGCCATCAGTCTGGCCATCTGTCGTGTCACAGAAGCAAACCGTGCCTTCTGGCTCTGCGCCCCATATTCCCAGCATCATAGACATCCAACAGCACCAGCAGGAGAGTGGGCTGGCCTGCTGGATGCTGTTCGTGCCTgtccctgctctgcctcccacCCAGTTGCCTGAATCATCCCAGCTCAGATGCAGCCACTGTCTCTTGTCAAGTGGGACCTCATGCTAATTCTCAAAAGGCTAACTTGAGAGGTCTGGGGCCTTGTTCCCTAGAGGGTCCCCAGGGACTCTGTAGTGTCCTTGGCAAATCCCCACTGTACTCAATGCCCTACATCCTCCTCTATGGTCTCTCCCCTGGCTTGCTTCATGGCCACTGAACCAGTCACTTTGTATGCTATGTTCCTACTGTGATGGAAAACTAAATGACTATAACTTATTTTGTATCCATATTCAGATTATATAGAGAATATTCTATGTATCTATGGTGTGCTTACTACTGCAGTGCATTTGTCATTAGTCTTCATGTTAATACAGTACATTTATTCTTTGGTACCTGCTTGGCCACAAAGCATCATTCaatggaggctgagggagagggaCTGGGTTCTTACTTGGGGTTCCTGGTGGAATCTTTGGCCGGAAAGGGCTCACTGGTGCCACCCAATGGCCAGCATCTACAACCAGCTTCCCAGTGGGCTGGAGTTTCTCTAGGCCCAGTGACCAACCCAGGCGAAGCTGGTGGAGCCACAGCTCCCTGACCCTCTGGAGTGAAGATGTTCCCCTAGCCCCTGGGCTTCCTTCTGCAAGCACACATTTCTCTTTCACATGAAATGAAGGACAGACAAAGGCAAGGCAAAGAGGTCTCTCCTGCTCTGGAGAAAACCCTTGAGTGCCAAGTGCAGGTTAGGGACCATTTCTCAGCTCCACACCTTTCTTTGAGCTGAAGGAGAAATGGGAAGGAAATAGCAGAGGTAGGTGAAGttcctgtctttttattttataggaaaGGGAGATGTCTGTTATCCCCTTTCTTCACCGCCACTTGGACACACGTGTCACTTTCCTGCCCTTCTCCATACActgcctctcttccctctcttcttcttgAAGTCTCCACCCAGGAGAGATCTGCGAGGTGTGGGAATTCCATGTTTGCACAACTCCCATGTCCCTGGAAAGAGGAACTGATGTTTCAGGGGACAGATGTGGGTCACTTTCCCTGGCAGTGCCCTCTGGCCTtgctgccttggcttcctgaccCCTTTCAGGTTTCAGGGCCCTGGGagatctcatgcctcagcctgggaaacatttAATAGGAGAGCAGAGACATGCCATGTCAGCCCCGCAGACAGGAATTTCTAGAGCACTTGTCCTGTTGTTCCTTGCCCCCACCTTACTCAGTCTGGGCCATGGAATCCATCCAATAAACACAGCAACACCCTATGCTACTGACCAAGCAAAGCCTGCCCCTGGTgccagagagctaaatcatgaccAAAGTGTGACACGAACGTAACCGAAACATGGGTTAGTTGCTGAACGTACGCAAAGTCCCATGGACAAGAGTGAGGTCTGATACCAATAAAGTGAATGTATTCTGAAGCTAGCTTGGAGGAGGGGCACACAACGTCCTGCCTTTCAATGTGCCGCTTCCCCTTTGGGGCAGAAAGCAGACACTTTTATAAGGTAAGGGAGCAAGTGAGCAAGGGTCCGCCTGATAGCATGGTACCTTATCGACTGGACAGCTGAGTCGGGCCTCCCTGggcaaaaataaattgtaaaagtgGCCAAGTAGGCATACTTTAGATATACCCTCCTGGCGAATGAAAGTCCTGAGGCAGCCCCTGGAGGTGGGAATTCCAAGGTAACCCCTGGAGGTGAAAGCTCGAGAAGGGCATGCTTTCGTCTACAAATTGGCAGTCAATTCTGGAGGACTATTTTGGAGCAGAGAGATGAACTTGCCCTGTAGGGAATGTCTAATGAAGGGGAGATGAAAGgttatatttgcatttccctttttttgagacagagtctcactctgtcgcgcaggctggagtgcagtggtacgatctcggctcactgccacctctgccccccaggttcacaccattctgcctcatcctctcaagtagctgggactacaggtatccaccagcacgtctggctaatttgtttgtttgtttgtttgtttacttttagtaaaaacagggtttcaccatgttggccaggctagtcttgaactcctgacctcaagtaatctgctcacttcagcctcccaaagcacttggattacaggcctaggcgagagccactgcaccaggcctatatttgcatttctaaagggcTACATAGGAAGTTGGGAATccaggaaatggagaaaagaagagagggggaaaaagaaaacacctcTTAGAAAAATGGGGCGCTCATTTACATTAATATTTCCAGACAACACCACTGAACCATAGCAGGGCATGGGCCTTAGCTTGCAGAGCGATGAGAGGCTGCCCTGAGTCATCCCCACTTCCATTTGGTTCTAAAACCTGTATTTATGAGTTAACTCATCGGAATCTGCTGAATGACCTGAAGAGAATAGGCTTGTTTATTCTCCCTATGCGATGCTGACTGGAGTCTATACATCCTCAATCCTTTATTTAatttgtccatccattcatccgtcCATCCTTTTTTCACTCAAAAGATGCCGAGCACCTCTTACAGAAAACATCCTGAAGGAGAATATAGAGATTCATTGCTTGAGTCATTCAAAAACACTCGATCAAGTCCACCTGAGAGCAGAGACTATTCTATATGGATCAAAGAGCTCAGAGCCTAGTAGGGGGGATGAGGCATTTATGCAAACATTGATAATATGGTGAGGGAACATGAAAGGGGGTGCTCAAGAAAGTCAAAAATGGCTTCAAACTGGGGAGAAGGCGGTCAGAGAAAGCGTGTGGCAGGGTGGACACTGGAACTGAGAAACCATCTGGGGCCAACCTCTTGGgcctgttttcttccttcctaatcTAAGGAAGACAGGCAGAATTTTTACATAAAACACAACACAGAACATTCTCAGCCCACTAAATCATGACAGACTGAGAACCACTGAAGTATTTGTGGAAAAGCACGATTAGAATTTTGCCTCTGGGGACTATGCTGTTTTTTCATAAGCcattttcaagtgaaaattaTATCAGTATCTTTAAAGTTGAAATGTTAAGTTcctggaggga
This Theropithecus gelada isolate Dixy chromosome 13, Tgel_1.0, whole genome shotgun sequence DNA region includes the following protein-coding sequences:
- the EHD3 gene encoding EH domain-containing protein 3, translating into MFSWLGTDDRRRKDPEVFQTVSEGLKKLYKSKLLPLEEHYRFHEFHSPALEDADFDNKPMVLLVGQYSTGKTTFIRYLLEQDFPGMRIGPEPTTDSFIAVMQGDMEGIIPGNALVVDPKKPFRKLNAFGNAFLNRFVCAQLPNPVLESISVIDTPGILSGEKQRISRGYDFAAVLEWFAERVDRIILLFDAHKLDISDEFSEVIKALKNHEDKMRVVLNKADQIETQQLMRVYGALMWSLGKIVNTPEVIRVYIGSFWSHPLLIPDNRKLFEAEEQDLFRDIQSLPRNAALRKLNDLIKRARLAKVHAYIISSLKKEMPSVFGKDNKKKELVNNLAEIYGRIEREHQISPGDFPNLKRMQDQLQAQDFSKFQPLKSKLLEVVDDMLAHDIAQLMVLVRQEESQRPIQMVKGGAFEGTLHGPFGHGYGEGAGEGIDDAEWVVARDKPMYDEIFYTLSPVDGKITGANAKKEMVRSKLPNSVLGKIWKLADIDKDGMLDDEEFALANHLIKVKLEGHELPNELPAHLLPPSKRKLAE